The genomic stretch AGCACCGGGATAGGAAAGAGGGGAATGAGGAGATCGGGCCCGTAAGTACATTGACCGATGAGGAGCGATTCGTGTACGGCCTTTTGGGAGACGAGCCGCTTCATATCGACCACTTAGTCATCCGGACCGGGTGGCAGGCGAACCGGGTCTCACGGGTCCTGCTGGATCTCGAGTTGACCGGTCTGATCAGCCAACTGCCTGGCAAGCGGTTTGTACGGGTTTAGGCGAAGACCGGCTCAAACCCGATTGGTGAGGAGCGTTCATGTCCAAATCTCTCGTCGTTGTGGAATCCCCTACAAAGGCCAGGACACTGAGCAAGTTTCTCGGGCATGACTTTGTCGTGAAGGCCACGGTCGGGCATGTCAAGGATTTGCCGGAGAACGATTTGGGTATCGATGTGGAGCACGGCTTTAGGCCCAGGTATGGGGTGATCCATGGCAAGAACAAGATCATTCAGGAGCTGAGGAGAGCCAGCCGGGGAGCTTCCAGAGTCTACCTGGCTCCGGATCCGGACAGGGAGGGAGAGGCTATTGCCTGGCACATAAAGGAGGAACTCAACGGGGATAGCCGTCGCTTCTACCGGGTCTTAATCAATGAGATCACAAAGCGGGGGGTTCTCGAAGCGATCCGGAACGCCGGAGAACTCCGGCGCGGTCTGTATGAGGCCCAGCAGGCTCGGAGGGTTTTGGACCGTCTGGTGGGATACAAGATCAGCCCGCTGCTATGGCAGGAGATCAGGAGGGGGTTGAGTGCAGGCCGCGTGCAGTCCGTGGCCGTGCGTCTCATCTGTGACCGGGAGAGGGAGATCTGGGCTTTCACACCCGAGGAATACTGGACGATCGAAGCCCTACTCAAGAGCCGAGCCCATCCCGAGCCTTTCAAGGCGAAACTGTCGAGGTTTGGGGGTGAGAAGCCGAAGATCTCCAATAAAAAAGAAGCGGAGGAGATCGTTGCGGCTTTGGAAGGAGCCGGATTCACGGTGAAGAGGGTAGAGGAGAAGGAGAGCCTTCGAAATCCTCCGCCCCCTTTTATTACCAGCAAGCTCCAGCAGGAGGCTTCCCGGAGGCTCCGGTTCTCGCCCAAGAAGACCATGCGGATAGCCCAGGACCTTTACGAGGGGATCGAGCTCGGCGACGAGGGGCCTGTAGGACTGATAACCTATATGCGTACAGACTCTCCCCGGGTGTCGAATGAGGCGCTGGAGGCGGTGCGCCGCTTGATTGCCGACCAGTACGGGGATGCCTATCTGCCGGCAAGGCCCCGTGTCTACAAGAGCAAGAAGGGGGCCCAGGAGGCCCACGAGGCGATCCGTCCGACCGACCTCCGGTACGAACCGAAAAAGGTGAGCCCCTACCTGACCAGTGACCAGGAGAGGCTCTATCGGCTCATCTGGAACCGCTTTGTCGCCAGTCAGATGAGTCCGGCCGTGTTCCAACGCAGGGTGGTTGACATCGAGGCCGGTGAGGCGATCTTCAGCGTGACCGGGTCTACCATGAAGTTCCCGGGTTTCATGGCTGTTCAGGGGACGGAAGAGCTGTCAGGAGAAGAGAAGGTCCATGTTCCGCCCCTCACCGAGGGCGAGGTTCTGGAACTCTTGCCTCCCCTTGAGCGGGAACAGCACTTCACCCAACCGCCGCCGCGGTTTTCCGAAAGCACTCTCGTCAAGGAACTCGAGGACAAAGGGATCGGGCGGCCCTCAACCTATGCCACCATTCTTACGACCATCCAGGAGAGGGGCTATGTTCGCCTCGATCAGGGGAAATTCCGTCCTACGGAGCTTGGTCTTCTGGTGAACGATCTCCTTGTCAGGAGTTTTCCGGGCATCCTCAGTGTGGAATTCACGGCCAGGATGGAGGATGTACTGGATGCGATCGAGGAAGAGAAAATCGAGTGGGCCAAGGCCATGGAGGATTTCTACGGCAGGTTCAGCAGGAGCCTGAAAAGAGCCGAGAGTCTCATCCCGCAGTTGAAGAAGGAGGTGACTGCCACTCCCCTTGTATGTGATCAGTGCGGGAGCCCCATGGTGATCCGGTGGGGCCGGAAGGGTTTTTTCCTGGCCTGTGCCGCATATCCCAAGTGCCGGAACAGCTACGACTTCGAGCGGAATGAACGGGGTGAGGTGGTGGTCCGGCAGGCCGAGGAGGGGAGCCACGGTACTTGCCCGACCTGCGGGAGTCCCATGCTCCTCAAGCGGGGTCCCTTCGGAGAGTTCTACGCGTGTTCGAGATATCCCCAGTGTAAGACGACGAGACCGAAACATCTCGATATTCCATGTCCCCGGGAGGGGTGTGACGGCTTCATCATCGAGAGGAGGTCCCGCAAGGGGAAGAGATTCTATGGATGCACCCGCTGGCCTCAATGTGATTTTGTCATCTGGGACCCCCCGGTGGGCCGGCCCTGCCCCCAGTGTGGGGCTCCCTTCATGACCGAGAAACGTACCCGGAAGGGGAATGTCATCCTTTGCAAAAAATGCGGGTACAAGGCAGAAGGGGATTCATGACCCCAAGTGGGAGGTTCTATTTGGCAGGAGAGGAAAGGCTTCTGATCATAGGAGGAGGGCTCGCCGGATGTGAGGCTGCATGGCAGGCTTCTCGGCGGGGGATTAGGACGGTATTGTACGAGATGAAGCCCCACAGGTTTTCACCGGCTCACAAGTCGCCTCTCCTTTCAGAGTTGGTCTGCAGTAACTCCCTGAAGTCCGAATCCCTGGATAAGGCGGTGGGGCTCCTCAAGGAGGAGATGCGGAGGCTTGGATCCCTCATCATCCGAGCGGCGGACCAGACTCGAGTGCCCGCGGGTGTATCTCTGGCAGTCGATAGGGAGGAATTCTCACGGTTTGTGACGGAGAGCCTCGAGAGAGAGGGGCAGGTTGAGATCATCCGCCGGGAGATTACGGAAATGCCGGCCGGAGGTGCCGTTATTGTCGCCACAGGGCCGCTGACCTCGGAGCCTTTTGGCCGGAGCCTCTCAGAGATGACCGGACGAAAGGCACTCTATTTCTACGATGCGGTCTCTCCTATCGTGCTCGGTGACTCCATTGATTTCGCCGTCGCTTTCAAAGCGTCCCGGTACGGTCGGGGAGGGGACGATTATGTCAACTGCCCCATGACCCGGCAGCAGTACTACGATTTCGTGGATGCCCTGGTTCGGGCGGAAAGGGTTCCGCTGAGGGAGTTTGAAAAGGAGGCGTACTTCGAGGGATGCATGCCCGTTGAAGAGCTGGCCCGCCGCGGGCGGGAGACCCTGGCCTTTGGATCGCTCAAGCCGGTGGGTCTCGTCGATCCGAGGACAGGAGAGAGACCCTTTGCCGTGGTTCAGCTGAGACAGGATAATCGAGAAGGCACCCTTTACAGTATGGTCGGATTCCAGACCAAGCTCAAATGGGAGGAGCAGAAGCGCGTTTTTCGCATGATTCCGGGCCTTCAAGACGCGGAGTTTGTCCGGCTTGGAAGCGTCCATCGAAACACCTTCGTTAACTCCCCTCTGCTCCTCAGGGAGAGTCTTCAGCTCAAGGGTCATCCCCGGATATTCCTGGCCGGCCAGATTACCGGGGTTGAAGGGTACGTGGAATCTGCTGCCATGGGACTTCTGGCTGGGATCAGTGCTTCTTTGTGGATGAAAGGGGAGCCCATGGTCACTCCTTCACCCGCCACGGCCATAGGATCTCTGCTGCGATACGTAACTCATGCGAATCCTGCCACGTTTCAGCCCATGAACGCCAATTTCGGGCTGTTCCCCCCGCTGGAAACGGGGGAGAAAGGGAGGCAGAGGCGGAGGCTGCTGGCCTTGAGAGGGCTCGAAGAGATCGACCGGTGGAAGGCCTCGGTTGACAGACACCCGTAGCCGGGTGCCCGTTGAGGAAGTGCGGGAAGGGGAGCCCCGTGGAATCCTCTGCGATTGCCGTGAGATATGGGAGATAGGGGAAAGGGAAAGGAAGGGGCCGTGGAAGGACAGAGCTGCTTCAAATGCGGGCGGTACCTGCCGCCTGGAAGCCTCAAGTACGTGGTCCAGATAAAGGTCTATGCCGATTTTGATGGGTTCCTTTCTGTCGCCGATGAGGACCTGGACGGGGAGATGGATCGGATCCTCCAAGAGATCGAGTGGGCCAATCCCGAGGATCTGGAACGAGAGGTGTACGAGGAGATGGGATTTCTCCTCTGAAAGGGATGCCGTGACAGGTTTGTCCGTGAGACAAACGAGAGAAGGATCCCGAACGGGAAGGGGATGATGATCCAATGACCCCTTCGGACCTCGCCGGCGGAGCCTGCAAGACCAACAGGAAAAGATTCGCCGAGCCTCCTGCGGTCCGGATTCCTTCCGTGGCTGAGTGTGGCCGGATCATGAAGAGTAGCGGAATGATGCCCAATATCAGGCGTCATTCCTTTCTGGTCGCCAGGGTGGCCAAGGCCCTTGCGGAGGCCTTGAATGAGAAAGGGGCCTGTCTCAGTATTCCCCTGGTTGTTGCAGGAGCCCTGCTTCACGATATTGCCAAGACCCGTTCCCTTCGCGAGGGGGGGGACCATGTTGAGATGGGCCGAAGAATGGTCCTGGAAATGGGCTATCCAGAAGTGGCATGGATCGTGGGACACCACGTCGATTCGGGTCCGGAAATCGCCGGTTCCATCGACGAGGCAAGGGTCGTCAACTACAGTGACAAGCGGGTTCAACACGACAGGGTCGTTCCCTTGGAGGACAGGCTTGCCGATCTCATGGTCAGGTACGGTAAGACCCCCGAGAAAAGAGCCCGCCTGGAGGAGATGGCAAGAAACATTAAGAGCCTCGAGAGGGAGATATTCTCGAGGATCCGCCTCTCTCCGGGAGACCTGGAATCGATGATTCGGAACTCACGGCCTCTTTTTCTTGACCGGGTAAAGGGGCCTCCTGCAAGAAGAAGAAGAGGGAGGTGACCACGGGAAAGGGGCAGGAAGGGTGGAGGGGGATTTTCGGGCCTGTACGGGGAGCCTATGGAGGAGCAGGAAGCAGTTGATCTTCTCAATCAGTGCCATTCATTTCCCGGTCTCTACGTTTTCAAGGTGATCGGTGAGAACACGTCTCTCTTCTATGAGGGCGTTCTGGAGGAGATCCGCCGGGAGCTTGGGCAGGAGGTGGAGGAGGGGCGCTGCCTCTCCGTACGGGAGAGCTCAGGGCGGAGGTATCTCTCCATGACCCTGAGGCTGGAGATGGAGTCTGCAGAGCAGGTCCTGAGGCTCTACGGTCGGTTTTCCAAACTGGAGGGTCTCAAGACCGTCTTATGAGTCCTTGGCAGGCGGTTATCTCCGACCGAAAGGAGGATTCCGTGGACACTGGAAACCCATCGATTCTCCTGTTCCTTTCATATCAGTAATAGCGGCAGGGGCCGTAGTACCAGTGGTAGGGCCACGGGTAGTAAGGGTACGGCCAGGGGTGGTACGGATACCAGTAAGAAGG from Deltaproteobacteria bacterium encodes the following:
- a CDS encoding HD domain-containing protein; its protein translation is MTPSDLAGGACKTNRKRFAEPPAVRIPSVAECGRIMKSSGMMPNIRRHSFLVARVAKALAEALNEKGACLSIPLVVAGALLHDIAKTRSLREGGDHVEMGRRMVLEMGYPEVAWIVGHHVDSGPEIAGSIDEARVVNYSDKRVQHDRVVPLEDRLADLMVRYGKTPEKRARLEEMARNIKSLEREIFSRIRLSPGDLESMIRNSRPLFLDRVKGPPARRRRGR
- the topA gene encoding type I DNA topoisomerase, with translation MSKSLVVVESPTKARTLSKFLGHDFVVKATVGHVKDLPENDLGIDVEHGFRPRYGVIHGKNKIIQELRRASRGASRVYLAPDPDREGEAIAWHIKEELNGDSRRFYRVLINEITKRGVLEAIRNAGELRRGLYEAQQARRVLDRLVGYKISPLLWQEIRRGLSAGRVQSVAVRLICDREREIWAFTPEEYWTIEALLKSRAHPEPFKAKLSRFGGEKPKISNKKEAEEIVAALEGAGFTVKRVEEKESLRNPPPPFITSKLQQEASRRLRFSPKKTMRIAQDLYEGIELGDEGPVGLITYMRTDSPRVSNEALEAVRRLIADQYGDAYLPARPRVYKSKKGAQEAHEAIRPTDLRYEPKKVSPYLTSDQERLYRLIWNRFVASQMSPAVFQRRVVDIEAGEAIFSVTGSTMKFPGFMAVQGTEELSGEEKVHVPPLTEGEVLELLPPLEREQHFTQPPPRFSESTLVKELEDKGIGRPSTYATILTTIQERGYVRLDQGKFRPTELGLLVNDLLVRSFPGILSVEFTARMEDVLDAIEEEKIEWAKAMEDFYGRFSRSLKRAESLIPQLKKEVTATPLVCDQCGSPMVIRWGRKGFFLACAAYPKCRNSYDFERNERGEVVVRQAEEGSHGTCPTCGSPMLLKRGPFGEFYACSRYPQCKTTRPKHLDIPCPREGCDGFIIERRSRKGKRFYGCTRWPQCDFVIWDPPVGRPCPQCGAPFMTEKRTRKGNVILCKKCGYKAEGDS
- the trmFO gene encoding methylenetetrahydrofolate--tRNA-(uracil(54)-C(5))-methyltransferase (FADH(2)-oxidizing) TrmFO, giving the protein MTPSGRFYLAGEERLLIIGGGLAGCEAAWQASRRGIRTVLYEMKPHRFSPAHKSPLLSELVCSNSLKSESLDKAVGLLKEEMRRLGSLIIRAADQTRVPAGVSLAVDREEFSRFVTESLEREGQVEIIRREITEMPAGGAVIVATGPLTSEPFGRSLSEMTGRKALYFYDAVSPIVLGDSIDFAVAFKASRYGRGGDDYVNCPMTRQQYYDFVDALVRAERVPLREFEKEAYFEGCMPVEELARRGRETLAFGSLKPVGLVDPRTGERPFAVVQLRQDNREGTLYSMVGFQTKLKWEEQKRVFRMIPGLQDAEFVRLGSVHRNTFVNSPLLLRESLQLKGHPRIFLAGQITGVEGYVESAAMGLLAGISASLWMKGEPMVTPSPATAIGSLLRYVTHANPATFQPMNANFGLFPPLETGEKGRQRRRLLALRGLEEIDRWKASVDRHP
- a CDS encoding DUF493 domain-containing protein, whose translation is MEEQEAVDLLNQCHSFPGLYVFKVIGENTSLFYEGVLEEIRRELGQEVEEGRCLSVRESSGRRYLSMTLRLEMESAEQVLRLYGRFSKLEGLKTVL